One segment of Pangasianodon hypophthalmus isolate fPanHyp1 chromosome 10, fPanHyp1.pri, whole genome shotgun sequence DNA contains the following:
- the crip2 gene encoding cysteine-rich protein 2: protein MASKCPKCEKTVYFAEKVTSLGKDWHKFCLKCERCSKTLTPGGHAEHDGKPFCHKPCYAALFGPKGVNIGGAGSYVYEAPVNKDPAPATVDSAPKPDEKWVPAPSRPPSKAGSITTFSGEANMCPRCNKRVYFAEKVTSLGKDWHRPCLRCERCNKTLAAGSHAEHDGQPYCHKPCYAVLFGPKGVNTGGVGSYIYDKEVNTEAQP from the exons CTGAAAAGGTGACATCTCTGGGGAAGGACTGGCACAAGTTTTGCCTGAAGTGTGAACGCTGCAGCAAAACCCTGACACCAGGAGGCCATGCTGAG CATGATGGGAAACCCTTTTGTCACAAGCCCTGCTATGCTGCCCTCTTTGGGCCAAAAG GTGTAAACATTGGGGGTGCAGGCTCTTATGTGTATGAGGCACCCGTCAACAAAGACCCAGCCCCGGCTACTGTGGACTCTGCACCCAAACCTGATGAGAAGTGGGTCCCTGCACCCAGCAGACCTCCTTCTAAAG CTGGAAGCATCACCACCTTTTCTGGGGAGGCAAACATGTGCCCCAGGTGTAATAAGAGGGTCTACTTTG CCGAGAAGGTGACGTCTCTGGGGAAGGACTGGCATCGGCCATGTCTGCGCTGTGAGAGGTGCAACAAGACCCTGGCTGCTGGGAGTCATGCAGAG CATGATGGCCAGCCCTACTGCCATAAACCATGCTACGCTGTCCTGTTCGGGCCAAAAG GAGTGAACACAGGTGGTGTTGGCAGCTACATTTATGACAAGGAGGTCAACACAGAGGCCCAGCCATGA
- the crip1 gene encoding cysteine-rich protein 1 encodes MPKCPKCSKEVYFAERVSSLGKDWHRPCLKCEKCNKTLSAGSHAEHEGKPYCNKPCYSALFGPKGFGRGGTESHTFN; translated from the exons ATGCCTAAATGCCCCAAGTGCAGCAAGGAAGTGTACTTTG CCGAGAGAGTGTCATCTCTGGGTAAGGACTGGCACAGACCCTGTCTGAAATGTGAGAAATGCAATAAAACCCTGTCTGCAGGCTCCCATGCAGAG CATGAGGGAAAGCCGTACTGTAACAAACCATGTTACTCTGCACTCTTCGGACCCAAAG ggtTTGGACGTGGAGGCACCGAGAGCCACACATTCAATTAA